The Chitinophaga sp. Cy-1792 genome contains the following window.
TGGACTTAATGGAATGGCACAACAGGAAAAGCAAATAGCCTTGTGGCCCGGTATCGCTCCCGGTGAAACCGTGAAGAAACCACTGGAAATGTCGGCCGACAGCAGCCGGAATGTTCATCGTATTTCTTCGGTAACCGATCCCTTTATTTCCGTTTACCCGGCGCCGTTAGAAGGCCGCAAAGATGCAGCAGTGATTGTTTGTCCGGGTGGCGGCTACGGTATCCTGGCCATCGATCTGGAAGGTTATGAAATAGCACAATGGCTTAACAAGCTGGGCTATACTGCATTTGTACTGCACTACCGCGTTCCGCAGAAAAGAGAAGGTGCCTTACAGGATGTACAAAGGGCCATCAGGCTCGTGAAATCCCGCGCTTCCGAATGGCAGATAAACCCTGAAAAGGTAGGCCTCATCGGCTTTTCCGCAGGTGGTAGCCTGAGTGCGCGTGCAGCCACCCTGTACGATAGGCAAACCTATACCGCCATCGATGCTGCTGATAAGCTGAGTGCCAAACCGGCATATGCCATGCTGATCTACCCGGCATACCTCGACGAAGGCGAAAACAGAACGCTGACACCAGAGTTGAAAGTTAATGCAGCTACACCGCCCATGTTCTTATTTGCAACGGCAGATGATAGCTATGGATATAGTGCGCTGGTCATGACCGGTGCCATGAGAGATGCCAAAGCCCCGGTAGAATTACATTTCTACAATAAGGGAGGCCATGGCTACGGACTCCGGCCTGGTAATCCCGCTGCGGATACATGGCCGGGCCTGGCAGGAAAATGGCTGGAACAACTATTGAAGGCAACACATTAAGTGTTGCCTTTTTTATGCGCAACAATTAGGGAAACCGGGTTGTATTACTAGAAAAAGCGGATAATATGGAGCATACGCATGAACATAATATGGAACCAGCACATAATGGTCATCAGCATAAAATGCCTGCCGATAGTCATGACCAACATGAACACCATGATCACAAACATATGGAAATGCATGATCACGATCATCACAACGGAATGAACCATGGTGGCCATGCCGGACATGATCATTCGGCCATGATCAATGATTTCAGGAAACGGTTTTATGTAGTGCTGGTGCTCACCTTACCTGTCATGCTGCTGTCAAAAATGATCCAGCAGTGGATGGGGATACATGTTGGTTTTCCGGGAGATAAATATGTTTTGTTCGGACTCTCCACGATCATCTACTTTTACGGCGGATGGCCGTTCCTTTCAGGGCTGGTGCAGGAAATAAAGGCAAAGAATCCTGGCATGATGACGCTGATAGGCTTTGCTATCACGGTGGCATTTGTATACAGCGTGGCCACCTTATTTGGTTTGAAAGGAATGGATTTCTTCTGGGAACTGGCCACCCTGATATTGATCATGCTGCTGGGCCACTGGATAGAAATGAGTGCGGTGGCTGGTGCCGGCAGAGAGCTGGAGTTACTGGTAAAACTGATGCCTGCAGAGGCGCACCTCCTGGAAAATGGTAACCAGCGCGATGTTAAAACAGATAGCCTGCAACCTGGCAATGTTATTATCATCAAGCCGGGTGAAAAAATTGCCGCAGATGGCACCATTAAAGAGGGGAGCAGTTATATCAATGAAGCCATGCTTACCGGCGAATCAAGGCCCGTAGAAAAGAAAGCCGGCGACAAGGTGATCGCCGGATCTATCAACGGCCACGGTGCTTTACAGGTAACAGTTACACATAGCAGTGCCGACTCCTATCTCTCGCAGGTAATCAAACTGGTGAATGATGCACAGCAGGCTAAATCAGGTACACAGCTGCTGGCGGATAAAGCTGCCAGATGCCTGACAATACTGGCCATTGCCGCAGGGCTTATCACTTTCTTTGTATGGTGGCTGACAGGTAGCAGCTTGTCTTTTGCCATGGAACGTATGGTTACGGTAATCGTTATCTGCTGCCCACATGCACTCGGACTGGCTATACCATTGGTGGTGGCGCGTTCTACCACCATCGCGGCAAAACATGGATTGCTGATAAAGAACAGGACCGCTTTTGAAAATGCCCGCAAAATAGATACACTGGTATTCGATAAAACCGGTACGCTTACTGTTGGCAAATTCGAAGTAACACAGATGGAATCGTTTATGCCTGACCGTAGCAAGGAGCAGCTACTGGTATTGGCGGCAGCTGCAGAACAGCAGTCAGAACACCCGATAGCCACCGGTATAATTGCAAAGGCACAGGAACTGAAACTGGAAGTTCCTGCTGCAACAGATGTGCAGGCGCTCGCCGGAAAAGGCATTCAGGCAAGGGTAGGAGCGGATACAATATTAGTGGCGTCTCCCGCTTATGCCCGTGAAAATTATAAACTGCCGGAGGTGAAATCAGATGATACCGGTACTATATCTTATGTTATCATCAATAACCAGCCAGCCGGCTATTTGATACTGGCAGATGAAATCCGCCCGGAATCAGCAGCGGCGGTACAGCAGTTGAAAGCGGAAAAAATAACGACGGTTTTACTGACAGGGGATAACCGCAAAGTGGCGGATGCAGTAGGTGTGCAGCTGAAAATTGATAAGGTGATTGCTGAAGTTTTACCGCATCAGAAACTGGATGCTATTAAGCAATTACAAAGTGAAGGCCGCTATGTCGCTATGACGGGTGATGG
Protein-coding sequences here:
- a CDS encoding copper-translocating P-type ATPase — its product is MEHTHEHNMEPAHNGHQHKMPADSHDQHEHHDHKHMEMHDHDHHNGMNHGGHAGHDHSAMINDFRKRFYVVLVLTLPVMLLSKMIQQWMGIHVGFPGDKYVLFGLSTIIYFYGGWPFLSGLVQEIKAKNPGMMTLIGFAITVAFVYSVATLFGLKGMDFFWELATLILIMLLGHWIEMSAVAGAGRELELLVKLMPAEAHLLENGNQRDVKTDSLQPGNVIIIKPGEKIAADGTIKEGSSYINEAMLTGESRPVEKKAGDKVIAGSINGHGALQVTVTHSSADSYLSQVIKLVNDAQQAKSGTQLLADKAARCLTILAIAAGLITFFVWWLTGSSLSFAMERMVTVIVICCPHALGLAIPLVVARSTTIAAKHGLLIKNRTAFENARKIDTLVFDKTGTLTVGKFEVTQMESFMPDRSKEQLLVLAAAAEQQSEHPIATGIIAKAQELKLEVPAATDVQALAGKGIQARVGADTILVASPAYARENYKLPEVKSDDTGTISYVIINNQPAGYLILADEIRPESAAAVQQLKAEKITTVLLTGDNRKVADAVGVQLKIDKVIAEVLPHQKLDAIKQLQSEGRYVAMTGDGINDAPALAQADVGIAVGSGSDIAAETAGIVLVNSNPADIVSLVRFGKATYRKMIQNLVWATGYNLITMPLAAGVLAPWGVILSPAVGAILMTVSTVIVAINAKLLKL
- a CDS encoding alpha/beta hydrolase, whose protein sequence is MKKLILLCMLAGYGLNGMAQQEKQIALWPGIAPGETVKKPLEMSADSSRNVHRISSVTDPFISVYPAPLEGRKDAAVIVCPGGGYGILAIDLEGYEIAQWLNKLGYTAFVLHYRVPQKREGALQDVQRAIRLVKSRASEWQINPEKVGLIGFSAGGSLSARAATLYDRQTYTAIDAADKLSAKPAYAMLIYPAYLDEGENRTLTPELKVNAATPPMFLFATADDSYGYSALVMTGAMRDAKAPVELHFYNKGGHGYGLRPGNPAADTWPGLAGKWLEQLLKATH